The Pangasianodon hypophthalmus isolate fPanHyp1 chromosome 13, fPanHyp1.pri, whole genome shotgun sequence genome includes a window with the following:
- the si:ch211-195b15.8 gene encoding uncharacterized protein si:ch211-195b15.8, with protein sequence MMVFQSERAPLSRILPQLYLGAESDVTQDCLSAQGISYVLSVSRCCPQPSFLPQSQYLRIPIDDSLRDDLLPWLPQALRFIDGAMSLGCSVIVHCAAGISRSPALAVAYVMYSLRMDLDHAYRFVKERRPTISPNFNFLGQLQLFQHTLPLKSGDANPHTQQPITSPDTCTQSANSGSSAGLLTQDSYDVVKAHGADTKAENVRRSSSVVQPEFTLSLSDKLRTLTLSTERVEVQRGGSTQPETHSHTHTPTPQKPTHLHILSLSEKRKSLTLSLTPLGPAAATHTDQQRAAALTDSSQSESCSSPAAHKREAGDLEKEPNHPMSRGTAARCSKTQKRRSEEKNGSPAPHKVKEEQARVRSGLQRRERGRRTAQSHTPSACVSTPHQQEAAARELSGCAVEAVEVMDGDQSPVSPIHLTINRLLGWGERMLLGVLLGPHIKVGHAALPYRC encoded by the exons ATGATGGTGTTCCAGTCGGAGCGAGCGCCGCTCTCCCGCATCCTGCCACAGCTTTACCTGGGAGCAGAGAGTGACGTCACACAG GACTGTCTGTCTGCTCAGGGGATTTCGTATGTGCTGAGTGTGAGCCGCTGCTGCCCTCAGCCCTCCTTCCTGCCCCAGTCTCAGTACCTGCGCATCCCCATAGACGACTCTCTGAGGGACGACCTGCTGCCGTGGCTCCCTCAGGCCCTGCGCTTCATCG ACGGCGCCATGTCTCTCGGCTGCTCGGTCATCGTCCACTGCGCTGCAGGAATCTCCCGCTCTCCGGCGCTCGCCGTGGCTTACGTCATGTACAGCCTGCGAATGGATCTGGATCACGCTTACAG GTTTGTGAAAGAGCGCAGACCCACGATTTCCCCCAACTTTAACTTCCTCGGTCAGCTCCAGCTGTTTCAGCACACACTTCCTCTGAAGAGCGGTGACGCTAACCCACACACTCAGCAGCCAATCACGTCGCCCGACACGTGCACGCAGTCGGCCAATAGCGGCTCCTCTGCAGGTCTTTTAACACAGGACAGTTACGATGTCGTTAAAGCACACGGCGCCGACACCAAAGCCGAGAACGTCCGGCGTTCCAGCAGCGTGGTCCAGCCCGAGTTTACTTTATCTCTCTCCGACAAGCTCAGAACTCTGACTCTCAGCACGGAGCGTGTGGAGGTGCAGAGAGGCGGCAGCACTCAGCcagaaacacactctcacacacacactcccacgcCACAGAAACCCACACACCTTCACATCCTGTCGCTCTCGGAGAAGCGGAAAAGCCTCACTCTGTCTCTGACGCCGCTTGGCCCCGctgcagccacacacactgaccagcagagggcagcagcACTCACTGACTCGAGTCAGAGCGAGTCCTGCAGTTCTCCCGCTGCCCACAAGAGGGAGGCAGGAGACCTGGAGAAAGAACCAAACCATCCGATGAGCAGAGGAACAGCAGCGAGATGCAGCAAGACGCAGAAAAGAAGGAGTGAGGAGAAGAACGGCTCTCCTGCTCCTCATAAGGTGAAGGAAGAGCAAGCGAGGGTGAGGTCGGGGCTGCAGAGAAGAGAGCGAGGCAGGAGGACGGCGCAGTCACACACACCGAGCGCGTGCGTTTCAACTCCTCACCAGCAGGAGGCGGCGGCGAGAGAGCTCTCGGGCTGTGCGGTGGAGGCCGTGGAGGTGATGGATGGAGATCAGAGTCCCGTGTCACCCATCCACCTCACCATCAACAGACTGCTGGGCTGGGGCGAGCGCATGCTGCTCGGGGTTCTGCTCGGACCTCACATCAAGGTGGGCCACGCCGCCCTGCCCTACAGGTGCTGA